The proteins below come from a single Nocardiopsis gilva YIM 90087 genomic window:
- a CDS encoding cystathionine beta-synthase — translation MRVHNSLIELVGDTPLLRMNKVTNGLAPTMLAKVEYFNPGGSVKDRIALKMVLDAEDKGLLKPGGTIVEPTSGNTGVGLAIVAAERGYRCVFVCPDKVGNDKLAVLRAYGAEVVVCPTTVAPDHPDSYYSVSDRLASTIPGAWKPNQYTNQNNPQSHYESTGPEIWEQTEGRITHFVAGIGTGGTISGTGRYLKEVSGGKVKIIGADPEGSVYSGGSGRPYLVEGVGEDIWPETYDTSICDEIIAVSDKDSFLMTRRLAKDESLLVGGSCGMAVVAALKVAETASPDDVIVVLLPDGGRGYLTKIFNDEWMADYGFLSTETEEVTAGQVLGSKGADLPDFVHVHPHETVGEAVAIMREYGVSQLPVLKEEPPVMAPEVVGSVAERDMLDALFNGRAQLGDPVDKHMGAPLPLVGSGEPVSRCVQLLQKAGAVVVLVDGKPAGVLTRQDLLAHLSS, via the coding sequence ATGCGGGTGCACAACTCACTGATTGAGCTGGTCGGCGACACTCCGCTGCTACGGATGAACAAGGTGACCAACGGTCTCGCCCCCACGATGCTGGCGAAGGTCGAGTACTTCAACCCCGGCGGTTCGGTGAAGGACCGCATCGCGTTGAAGATGGTCCTCGACGCCGAGGACAAGGGCCTGCTCAAGCCGGGCGGCACCATCGTCGAGCCGACGTCGGGCAACACCGGCGTGGGCCTGGCCATCGTGGCGGCCGAGCGCGGCTACCGCTGCGTGTTCGTCTGCCCGGACAAGGTCGGCAACGACAAGCTGGCGGTCCTGCGCGCCTACGGCGCCGAGGTCGTCGTCTGCCCGACCACCGTCGCCCCCGACCACCCGGACTCCTACTACTCGGTGTCGGACCGGCTCGCCTCCACCATCCCCGGTGCTTGGAAGCCGAACCAGTACACCAACCAGAACAACCCCCAGTCCCACTACGAGAGCACCGGCCCGGAGATCTGGGAGCAGACCGAGGGCCGCATCACGCACTTCGTGGCGGGGATCGGCACCGGCGGCACCATCAGCGGCACCGGCCGCTACCTCAAGGAGGTCTCCGGCGGCAAGGTCAAGATCATCGGCGCCGACCCCGAGGGGTCCGTCTACTCCGGCGGCAGCGGCCGCCCCTACCTGGTCGAGGGCGTCGGCGAGGACATCTGGCCCGAGACCTACGACACCAGCATCTGCGACGAGATCATCGCGGTCAGCGACAAGGACTCCTTCCTCATGACCCGCCGCCTCGCCAAGGACGAGTCGCTGCTGGTCGGCGGGTCGTGCGGAATGGCCGTGGTCGCGGCGCTGAAGGTGGCGGAGACCGCGTCGCCCGACGACGTGATCGTCGTCCTGCTGCCCGACGGCGGGCGCGGCTACCTGACCAAGATCTTCAACGACGAGTGGATGGCCGACTACGGCTTCCTGTCGACCGAGACCGAGGAGGTCACCGCCGGGCAGGTCCTCGGGTCCAAGGGGGCCGACCTGCCGGACTTCGTACACGTCCACCCGCACGAGACCGTGGGCGAGGCCGTGGCGATCATGCGGGAGTACGGCGTCTCCCAACTCCCGGTCCTGAAGGAGGAGCCGCCGGTCATGGCGCCCGAGGTCGTGGGCTCGGTGGCCGAGCGCGACATGCTCGACGCCCTGTTCAACGGCCGCGCGCAGCTCGGCGACCCGGTGGACAAGCACATGGGCGCGCCCCTGCCGCTGGTCGGCTCCGGCGAGCCGGTCAGCCGCTGCGTGCAGCTGCTGCAGAAGGCCGGCGCCGTCGTGGTGCTCGTGGACGGCAAGCCGGCGGGCGTCCTCACCCGCCAGGACCTGCTGGCCCACCTCTCGTCCTAG
- a CDS encoding acyltransferase: MSRLLSWMVRGVWSWARRCAQIRAGSRAARKFAAFGTGTSIAFPPATIFGEPWIEIGEHTLIGADITLTAGMVPGLDLGPEPLVRIGSGCTVGRGSHVVAHTSIDIGDDVFTGPYVYITDQNHVYTDTEVPVGRQWPSDEPVVIGRGTWIGTNAVILPGVRLGRNCVVAASTVVRPGTYPDHSVIAGIPGKVVRRYDPEAGWDPPMRDTAV, encoded by the coding sequence GTGTCGCGACTGTTGTCCTGGATGGTCCGCGGGGTGTGGTCATGGGCCCGGCGGTGCGCCCAGATCCGCGCGGGATCCCGCGCGGCGCGCAAGTTCGCGGCGTTCGGAACCGGCACCTCGATCGCGTTCCCCCCGGCGACGATCTTCGGCGAGCCGTGGATCGAGATCGGCGAGCACACCCTGATCGGCGCGGACATCACCCTCACCGCCGGGATGGTGCCCGGCCTCGACCTGGGGCCCGAGCCGCTGGTCCGGATCGGCAGCGGGTGCACGGTCGGACGCGGCTCGCACGTCGTCGCCCACACCTCGATCGACATCGGCGACGACGTGTTCACCGGCCCCTACGTCTACATCACCGACCAGAACCACGTGTACACCGACACCGAGGTGCCCGTCGGCCGGCAGTGGCCGTCCGACGAACCGGTGGTCATCGGCCGGGGCACCTGGATCGGGACCAACGCGGTCATCCTCCCCGGCGTGCGGCTGGGCCGGAACTGCGTGGTGGCCGCCAGCACGGTGGTCCGCCCCGGCACCTACCCCGACCACAGCGTCATCGCCGGGATTCCCGGCAAGGTCGTGCGCCGCTACGACCCCGAAGCCGGGTGGGACCCGCCGATGCGCGACACCGCCGTGTGA
- a CDS encoding cystathionine gamma-synthase yields MTFDGFETLAIHAGQEADPGTGAVVVPIFQTSTYTQDGVGGLRGGYEYSRTGNPTRAALEECIAALESGTRGLAFASGMAAEDTLLRTIANPRDHVIIPGDAYGGTFRLFSKVLDRWGVKWEAVDQTDSEAVRAAMRPETVAIWTETPTNPLLNITDIEALAAIAHEGDALLVVDNTFASAYLQQPLTLGADVVVHSMTKYMGGHSDVVGGALVVADPELGDRVAFHQNTMGAVCGPFDAWLTLRGIKTLAVRMDRHCANAERIAAELSGHPAVGQVLYPGLPEHPGHDVAKRQMRAFGGMVSFRVRAGEDAALKVCDRTRVFTLAESLGGVESLIEHPGRMTHASTAGSPLEVPADLVRVSVGIESADDLVADLLQALDF; encoded by the coding sequence ATGACGTTCGATGGGTTCGAGACCCTGGCCATTCACGCCGGGCAAGAGGCAGATCCCGGGACCGGCGCGGTCGTGGTCCCCATTTTCCAGACGAGTACCTACACCCAGGACGGCGTCGGCGGCCTGCGCGGCGGATACGAGTATTCGCGCACCGGCAACCCGACGCGTGCCGCGCTGGAGGAGTGCATCGCCGCGCTGGAGTCGGGCACCCGCGGCCTGGCGTTCGCCTCCGGCATGGCCGCGGAGGACACCCTGCTGCGTACGATCGCCAACCCGCGCGACCACGTGATCATCCCCGGCGACGCCTACGGCGGCACCTTCCGGCTGTTCTCCAAGGTGCTGGACCGCTGGGGGGTGAAGTGGGAGGCCGTCGACCAGACCGATTCCGAGGCCGTGCGGGCGGCGATGCGGCCCGAGACCGTGGCGATCTGGACGGAGACCCCGACCAATCCGCTGCTGAACATCACCGACATCGAGGCCTTGGCCGCTATCGCGCACGAGGGCGACGCGCTCCTGGTCGTCGACAACACCTTCGCCTCGGCCTACCTGCAGCAGCCGCTGACCCTGGGTGCCGACGTGGTCGTGCACTCCATGACCAAGTACATGGGCGGCCACTCCGACGTGGTCGGCGGCGCGCTGGTGGTGGCCGACCCCGAGCTGGGCGACCGCGTCGCCTTCCACCAGAACACGATGGGCGCCGTGTGCGGCCCGTTCGACGCCTGGCTCACGCTGCGCGGCATCAAGACGCTGGCCGTACGCATGGACCGGCACTGCGCCAACGCCGAGCGCATCGCCGCCGAGCTGTCCGGGCATCCCGCGGTGGGCCAGGTGCTCTACCCGGGCCTGCCGGAGCACCCCGGGCACGACGTGGCCAAGCGGCAGATGCGCGCGTTCGGCGGCATGGTCTCCTTCCGGGTGCGCGCCGGTGAAGATGCCGCGCTGAAGGTGTGCGACCGCACGCGTGTGTTCACTCTGGCCGAGTCGCTGGGTGGGGTCGAGTCGCTGATCGAGCACCCGGGGCGCATGACGCACGCCTCGACGGCCGGGTCGCCGCTGGAGGTCCCCGCGGACCTGGTGCGCGTCTCGGTGGGCATCGAGTCGGCCGACGACCTGGTGGCCGACCTGCTGCAGGCGCTGGACTTCTGA
- a CDS encoding SGNH/GDSL hydrolase family protein produces the protein MSLRAARARRIATATAFGGGGLTLLGAGTIALLYLQAKLAHRTVGFTEWTPPRVNGVYGSGDGTPISLVMMGDSTAAGFALTDGLQTPGSLIASGLSAVAERPVRMRNVAAVGATSAGLYEQLEQVRSTRPDLAIVFIGANDVIHRMRPADSVRHLQSVVRELTSMGTAVVVGTCPDLGSVRPIGLPLRLVARRSSRQLAAAQTIAVVEEGGRTVSLSNMLADEFQAYPDELFGPDRFHPSARGYAQAAIAVLPTACVALGLLPDLETVPDPDQGEGVLPISRAAVEAAEEPGMEVSGVKVAGHERGPRGRWATLLRRRTETPVPDIEGEATAERAEVEREADEARGAPVEGGG, from the coding sequence ATGTCGTTACGCGCCGCACGGGCTCGGAGGATCGCGACCGCCACCGCCTTCGGCGGGGGTGGGCTGACGCTACTGGGAGCCGGGACCATCGCACTCCTGTACCTGCAAGCCAAGCTCGCCCACCGCACCGTGGGCTTCACCGAGTGGACGCCTCCGCGCGTCAACGGGGTCTACGGGAGCGGGGACGGAACGCCCATCTCACTGGTGATGATGGGCGACTCCACGGCGGCGGGGTTCGCCCTCACCGATGGCCTGCAGACGCCGGGGAGCCTGATCGCCAGCGGGCTGTCGGCGGTCGCCGAACGCCCGGTGCGGATGCGCAACGTCGCCGCCGTCGGCGCGACCTCGGCGGGCCTGTACGAGCAGCTGGAACAGGTGCGCTCGACGCGGCCGGACCTGGCCATCGTCTTCATCGGCGCCAACGACGTCATCCACCGCATGCGCCCGGCCGACTCGGTCCGCCACCTGCAGTCGGTGGTCCGCGAACTGACCTCGATGGGCACCGCTGTCGTCGTGGGGACCTGCCCCGACCTGGGGTCGGTGCGGCCCATCGGACTGCCGCTGCGCCTCGTCGCGCGGCGCTCGTCCCGGCAGCTCGCCGCCGCGCAGACCATCGCCGTGGTCGAGGAGGGAGGGCGCACGGTCTCTCTGAGCAACATGCTGGCCGACGAGTTCCAGGCTTACCCTGATGAGCTTTTCGGCCCGGACCGGTTTCACCCCTCGGCGCGCGGCTACGCCCAGGCGGCGATCGCGGTGCTGCCCACGGCGTGCGTCGCGCTCGGCCTGCTGCCGGACCTGGAAACGGTCCCCGACCCCGACCAGGGCGAGGGCGTGCTGCCGATCTCCCGGGCGGCCGTCGAGGCGGCCGAGGAGCCCGGCATGGAGGTCAGCGGCGTCAAGGTGGCCGGGCACGAGCGCGGGCCGCGGGGCCGCTGGGCCACCCTGCTGCGGCGCCGGACCGAGACGCCGGTGCCGGACATCGAGGGAGAGGCCACGGCCGAGCGGGCCGAGGTGGAGCGGGAAGCCGACGAGGCGCGCGGCGCCCCCGTCGAGGGCGGCGGCTGA
- a CDS encoding DUF6292 family protein produces the protein MTDYGPPPIPVPYSPEWVRLPEPYVQAIAHKLTSRGVEVVDHWNDPMDPRDATVIVRGHAGGRLRFVWDEESGWRQGPMDANGWVPLHLTRYLRAGLLPAPTLVADLVEQVLDGSHEGVVERPRYRSFRDYGDALDGRLAAYAQGREPAG, from the coding sequence GTGACCGACTACGGCCCTCCCCCGATCCCGGTGCCCTACTCACCCGAGTGGGTTCGACTCCCCGAACCCTACGTTCAGGCCATCGCCCACAAGCTGACGTCGCGGGGCGTGGAGGTGGTCGACCACTGGAACGACCCCATGGACCCCCGCGACGCCACCGTCATCGTGCGGGGCCATGCCGGCGGCCGCCTGCGCTTCGTCTGGGACGAGGAGAGCGGCTGGAGGCAGGGCCCCATGGACGCGAACGGCTGGGTCCCGCTGCACCTGACGAGGTACCTCCGCGCCGGGCTGCTGCCCGCGCCCACGCTGGTGGCCGACCTCGTCGAACAGGTCCTCGACGGAAGCCACGAGGGGGTCGTCGAGCGGCCCCGATACCGCTCCTTCCGCGACTACGGCGACGCGTTGGACGGCCGTCTCGCCGCGTACGCGCAGGGGCGTGAACCGGCCGGGTGA